In Gammaproteobacteria bacterium, the DNA window CACCCCGGCGTACAGTAACCCGGCCACATACACCACAATGGACGCGAAAATAGCCAGCACCTTGAGTGCCTTGTTCTTGCTTTCGCTCAATACATCGCCTACATTGCTCATTTTTGCACCTCCAGATACTTCATGTTTACCCAGCCGGAAACATCACCGGCCACAATATGCGCCCAGATGCCGCCATCCGGGGCGCGTTTTGTCTCTTCAAAGGTTACGCGCTGCCCTTTGACCAGCCAGGTTACTGCGGGACAATCAGACTGGGGGCAGGCGCGCACCGTCAGTGCAGTGGTGACCACTTCGGCCATAGGGGTGATTACCACAACCGTAGGCAAGGCCGTCTCCCCAGGTTGGGGAGAGGAGGATGTAGTAGCCACTGGCCGGGTCAG includes these proteins:
- a CDS encoding SH3 domain-containing protein; this encodes MTPCKRGKQGAQWFRTFFQGMRMNKNLWLFFFLGFIGLACTAPVAARMAAPVPLTRPVATTSSSPQPGETALPTVVVITPMAEVVTTALTVRACPQSDCPAVTWLVKGQRVTFEETKRAPDGGIWAHIVAGDVSGWVNMKYLEVQK